In Campylobacter massiliensis, the DNA window TTTTAAAGGCAGTCACTCAAATTTAGCGGCTTTACGGCGCAAATATCGCGTCAAATTTGTAAATTTAAGATCGCTTTTTTAAATTCATCACCCCGCTCTACGTAGCTACTAAACTGATCTAGGCTCGCCGCAGCAGGGCTTAAGAGCGCTATCTCGTCCAAATTTTCGCTGTTTGCGCTAGCCTTAGCAGCTCCGTCAAATTTAAAACGTTTATCTATCTCGCCGACTGCGACGTTTAAAAGCTCGCATTTTACGGCCGGGATTTTAAACTCGCCCGCAAGATTCATTAGCATGTCCGTATTTGAGCCGATAGCGTAAATTTGCGCCTTAGCGCCGCGCAAGGCTTCAAAAAGCGGCCGCATATCTACGCCCTTATCGTCGCCGCCTAAAATCAAATGCAAAAATTTGCCCTCATATCGCTTTACGGCTTGGATGCTCGCATCGATGTTGGTCGCCTTCGTGTCGTTGACCCACGTGCGTCCGCGCGCGTCGCGAAACTCCTCGAGCTTGTTGCCCTCGATGATAAAGTCGTTTAGTAGCCGTGCGTCGCACCTATCGAGCAAAATTTTCTGGATAGCAAGCGCCAAAAGAGCGTCCGTTAAAAATGGAGTTTTAAAGGCGATATCGTTTAGATTTACGCCGCAAAACCGGGCCAAATCCGCCTCGTTTTCGTAGCTTATCACCTTCGCTTTAGTCGGCGTCCCGGCGTAAATTTTGGGTAGGATCGCGACCGTGTTTTCGCCCATCATAGCTAGCGGTTTTAGCTTGGCGCGCTCATACTCGGCAAAGTCGCCGTGCCAGCTGAGGTGATCGGGCGTGATAGGCAAAAGCGCGTATATGCCGGGCGTCGCGGCGTTCGTGTAGTGCATCGTAAAGGAACTGGTCTCTAGCACCCAAATTTTGGCGTTTACGTCAAGGTCTGCGAGCGGAACCCCGACGTTGCCGCCCATTACCGAGCCGTAGCGCTCCAGCAGGTGCTGTGCCATCTTCGTCGTCGTGGTTTTGCCGTTCGTGCCGCTGATCCAGACGGTAAAGGGCATTTTGGTGCCGTAAATTTTGTAAAAATAGTCGTACTCGCTGATGAGATTTTGCGCTTTTTTAACCAGCTCGTGGCTTGGCGGAAAGCCGGGGCTCGGGATCTCTAGGCTGCTTTTTTCTGGCACGAAAAGGTTTGGCGGCAGTAGAGTGTTGTCCCATTCGTCGCTCGAGATCTCGCTAAATTTATCGTCGTAGATGTCCCAGCTGCCCTCTTTGCCGAAGTTTTTCGCGATCGCGCGCGTCGTGCCGCCGTAGCCAAATAGCGATTTTCTCATTTTCTCCCCTTTGCCCCTAAAATTTGCGTTTCTCGTCTGCGCCCGGCTCAGCTTTTAGCCGTTTTGCTTGCGCTAAATTTACCTGATTTTTAACGCGGTCATGGCGATCAAATTTGCCAAAACGGCGATTAGCCAAAATCTCACGATGATCTTATTTTCCACCCAGCCTTTTATCTCAAAATGATGATGTATCGGTGC includes these proteins:
- the murD gene encoding UDP-N-acetylmuramoyl-L-alanine--D-glutamate ligase — encoded protein: MRKSLFGYGGTTRAIAKNFGKEGSWDIYDDKFSEISSDEWDNTLLPPNLFVPEKSSLEIPSPGFPPSHELVKKAQNLISEYDYFYKIYGTKMPFTVWISGTNGKTTTTKMAQHLLERYGSVMGGNVGVPLADLDVNAKIWVLETSSFTMHYTNAATPGIYALLPITPDHLSWHGDFAEYERAKLKPLAMMGENTVAILPKIYAGTPTKAKVISYENEADLARFCGVNLNDIAFKTPFLTDALLALAIQKILLDRCDARLLNDFIIEGNKLEEFRDARGRTWVNDTKATNIDASIQAVKRYEGKFLHLILGGDDKGVDMRPLFEALRGAKAQIYAIGSNTDMLMNLAGEFKIPAVKCELLNVAVGEIDKRFKFDGAAKASANSENLDEIALLSPAAASLDQFSSYVERGDEFKKAILNLQI